TTGATGCACTATTTTCAGTTGTTAGCTATTCTCACTGCTATTCTCGGATATTTTATAAAACCAAAATTCTCAAGGAAGTGTTTTTTGGCATCTGGCATTGCTTGGGTGAGTGTAGTGCAATAACTCAACATTCTCAAACCGTGGTCAGCGTGGTCCCACTTTAGATTCTCACGGTTCTTGCTGCAATTGGATTAATTGTTCTTTCCGGGTTCGTATATGCACGTTTCAGAGGTGAGtgtctgaaataaaattataaagttattactataaaattaaattacagatgaattaaattatttgttaatataaattattattataaaattcGACGTTGTTGAAGAGTTCATTAATTCATGATTTTTTATTACAGAAAACAGAGCAATTGAAGGATTTCgtagtttctttctttacgggattctttggattttcttcactGATCTGCTTTGTTTGGTGACCGTCATAATCGACAGTTTTGCTGTTTTCGCAACATATAAGATATGGAAGTACAAAGGAGAATTTGGAGCGTAACAAGCTGCAACAAACTGAAGCGTATCGAAACGCATCTGAATATGTATTAATGctaattatttttcatctcatggaaatgaatgttttttttttaaattcgatACACCTACGACACAACGCACTGTGACTGTGGGGACTCCAGATTGATCTGCTGGACAGAATAAAGTTTAGCACTCTTTTTTATCCCATTCTCTCAGAATTTGCTGTAGTTTCTGATTCACCTCGAATTCTTCTAAATGTAGATTTTTGAAATCACTCCATTAAACTATAGATGCTCGAATCTTGCTCATTCATTGCTGCTTTGAAAAACAATTGAAGTTTATCACCCCTCCATCACAAGCATTATTAAAAGATCCAGCTTTGCTTTAAACCAGGAGTGAGTTTCGAGTCACTCATCGACATTTCCATGGGTCCGTAGTAAAGCCTCGTTATCCGAGATCGGCCGAAAAAATAGTCGTTTGTACGACCTTTGCGGATCGATGGTGTCAGACATAGTTCATCGTTTGAACAAACTATGTAGTTTGCCCCACCAGTTCCTAACGTCcgtttgttttcctgttttgaGAATTCTTGCAGATTCTTTTCTAATCATACCAGTCAATATTCAGCAGCTGGCAAATGTTTTATTCAGTTCTACAGAGCATTTCTATCAGCATTCATTACTTCACTGGGGAAAggagaaacagagaaaaagcctcacaaaaaattttggatattttattttctaggagggtgtgttttaaaaaaggatTGACCGGGCTGAGAAATTTATGCCTTAATCAAGATCTTTGCTACACTCTACGTTTAAACTAGATATTAGTTTCTCTAGTGGATTACGAAATATGCTTCTTACACTCAGTATTGTCCAAAAGGTgacaaaaaattacattttgatGAATGTGTGGActcacctttttctttcttatactGCAACTACTGGATCCATCAGTCTATTTGCAgggaattttcttctagttttgCTGCAAATATTTGCAAGCTACatcagattttatttttgaaaatccttCATTAGCGGAGAGAATTCCCTCGAATTTTGGCTTTGTCCATGTGTTTTTATTAGCGTTGGCTAAGTGAAGAGCTTCAGAGGGGGCTGATCTACAAGTGGATCACCTATTTCGAGGCAATCCATCGATCAGCGATCCATcgtttttccaacatttttgtcAATCTTTTCTTTATGAGCTTTCTTTGAAGAATCACATTTTTGAAAGACAGCCCACATGACTACACCGTTGTCCCTCGACTTGCACTATTCAAATCAGCCGAAGGCTGGCTGTAATGTTTTTGCCTTTTTATCTGATGTCACCTGTTATGTTTCATGGACACCGTCCGCTCAATAAATGTCTTTGAAGCCCTCTGTTTTCCTACCATGGATCCTAATCTGGGACTGGTTGTCCTCAGGGCTTCGCAGAGCAGTGTACAAATGAAAGTGTGCACCCTATCCGCTTCCCCAgagaattttcgatttttatgcGAAGCGAGGATGTTTCTCTCGTTCCCTCCTACGAGACTGCTTGAAGGGATTGGATTTATCATGAAAAATTCACGTGAAACCTTGGAAACATAATTTTATTAACAGTCCCTTTTTACAAACGCTCTGCTCACAGATACCGTTATTGattatttggaattttctctcTGGTTACATTTCTTACATGAAGtgggattttctggaaatttatctCTTCCCCTTTCTAGAACCTGTAAAACCGTAGCACAATTTTGAATGGGTTTCTTTAGGATTTGTGGAcacatcatttttctttcataaaaaCATTACAAACTCCCTTACTTCTCATTGGAAGAGAAGGTTTCGATTAgacttttttaattaatttttctctgcagCCTAGAAACATAGAAAAACTCATGCTTCACACAGTGCACAGCGCACCAATTTCAGTGCCTAAAGCCCTCTTTCGCGAGGGTTCCTAAAAAATTTTACGTTTACGTTTTTACGAAAAGTTGAAGATTATTCTGTTCGGAGATCGCCCAGCTAcacattattatatattactgaCCTGTTACCTGCCTGAGATCTGATCCTCTTCTAAAATGATTATACTATGTTATGCCAAAATCAGTTCATTTCGCGCTATTGCTGTACATggctttgtttgtttttgaccTTTGATTTGACCGCGGAGCTATTTCCAGAGCATTTATTTTCTCAGCAAAAAGATAAatctttcctaatttttcacaaatccagaaattcagGTTTTTACTCTGACAATTTGGATTGCGCTAGCGCTGCAGGAAGACCATCCGTTTCAGCAAGCCCTTCTGCAAGCATCGCACCGCTCGCTAGCCCGCGGTTCCACTCAAACCACTTTGTGAGGTTCTGGATTCACAGCTACAATATTGTTATTAGTCACATAAAAAAACGCGTTCTTCGCATTTCTCCGCATTCGTTTTCCTGACaaatttcttcgcttctgcttttccttttccttctttctgtcCTTCTTTAACTTTTCCAGAACCTTCCGGTAGGAAAATGATACAATGTAATTGTGTCCTAGACAAAATTATCTTTCTCTCTTGCTTGAggattagtttttttccttctttctttctaattcaTCGATCGTAAGTTGAATCAATACAGCAGATTACAATGTACAACAAACACACTCATTCGCGTACTCGTTTTTATAGATGTACAATATAAATCATACATTATCCCTGTCGAAATAATGATATAACACACAATATTGGTCACTCACTGTTCAGACACTaaatttcattccatttcctATTGTCAATACATTCAATGCATTTCTGCGTTGCTATTAACATTAATTCCGAATTCACACGTTCTATTACATTCACATTCGCAAGCGATTCTCGTGCGGAAAAGCCttcaaaagtttgataacattTTGTCCTGGAATACTCAAGGAGAGCTGAAGCCATGCATACACATGTGTACATATCTGATGAGTACTGTGAATGTGATTGGAAGAGCATGAAATCTCGATCCAGGACTCAGTTTTTGGGCAGCAGTTCTTTCCTTCCGTTATTTAACACCAGTCTAAATGTTCGGCTAACGCCGCACATTAGTCTTCTTGTGGTactcgcttcgctcgcctttaTTCACCAACAGAAATTGAAGGTAGTGGCATctctgtaaaattaaatttatacTTTTTCTAAAGACGCTATTTTCGTTCTTCATTCCGTCTAACGTGGTTGCACCAGTCTTACGTCTTTCTGGATCTTCGTTGCCCATACCTCGTGTCATAATAAGCCCTTCATTAAATTGTATGATATTAAGAATCCGTCAAAGTAGTTGAAAGTCTAAGCTCGAGACTATTTTatcaccttttttcctttgttctcGCATAATTCCATCTTCTGTGTAGATTATTTTCCTTCTAACGAAGGTGTAGGTTGTCGCAAAAGATATACTCGACTGGATTACGAAAGTTCATTGTGCTTATGTTCTTGTAATGGGGCTTCAATGAGGAATATtggagaaatatttttgaatataaaTAGGATAGGAATAGGAAAACATTGATCTGTGAAAAATCAACCGTTCTTCGCAAATTCATCCTTCCTTATTATTCATGTTTCGTACTTATATTCACatccatatttttatattatgtctttatttcgtatttattctgtatattatttgttttatattattttatgcaTAATGCAATTATTTTACAATTTATAATTTA
This window of the Necator americanus strain Aroian chromosome III, whole genome shotgun sequence genome carries:
- a CDS encoding hypothetical protein (NECATOR_CHRIII.G11800.T1), with translation MNYCGRPAVELRRREERSTRESKCSDSDPRLAAGLDYDCGEETLFTFHEIPFSANIVLFVSSCWTLVFSVGCCLRVHFAYHWNGYLHVIIPFFGLLAILTAILGYFIKPKFSRKCFLASGIAWILTVLAAIGLIVLSGFVYARFRENRAIEGFRSFFLYGILWIFFTDLLCLVTVIIDSFAVFATYKIWKYKGEFGA